AGCTTGAGCTACGATAGATGCTGGTAAACCAGATATCATCGCATTGTATAAAGATGCTTTAGTTGCACTTGGTACAGCTAAATTAAAGTCTTCATCCTGCAAAAGTTCTCTGACAGCAGGATTAATAGCTTGTTGGTAAATTGGAGAGAATAATTGATTAGATAGTTTTGTCGGGAATGACAAATTACCTAAAATTACGCCACATTTTGCCAGAACAGTTTGATTACCCCAATAACCACTTTGTTCAATTGCTTGTTTAGCGGCATACAATGACCATTTGAAGGTGTTATCTAAGCTATCAACAAATTCTGATGGTAGATTGTATTCAGATGGATTAAACTGGAAGTTGCGGATGTAACCGCCTTTGAGGGAATAAGTTTTGTCTGGTGTACCTTTGACTGGATTATGAAAGATTGTCGGATCTACTCCGATTTCTTCGACGGTTGCAGAGGATGTCGAATCTTTTTGATTAACGATGTTTTGCCAGTATTCTTCAGGATTCTTTGCATCGGGGAATAGGCATGATAATGCGATGATGGCTATTTTTTCCACGATTTATATGCTCCGAGTTTGGGTATTTAGCAAGAGATAATTAAAAGGCAGGATTTACGCTGTTCCCCAAACTTTGAACGAGGCAAGTTATAGCAATCCTATTTGAGTTGTGAAAAATTCTGTTTTTAACGAACCGCAAAGGACGCAAAGGACGCTAAGAAGAGGAAGAATTTTACAGAGATTTTAGGACTGCTATAGGTGTTGAGTTTTAAACTAGCTTCTGAGCATTTTCATTGACCAAATAATGGCGTGAGCGCCGAGCATTCTTGAGTATATTTTTCCCTGGCGATCGTGTATTATGAAGTTTGCGATCGCACTACTTGGTGTCTTAGATAGTACTTCACACGAAACGTAAAATGTTTCGTTATGTGGTATCATTGCAAATTGTTCAAATTTTTCTACTTTTCCAGGTAAACAACCTTCTTCATGAAAGTGTTGTGTCCAAACCCATAAGGCGTGCATACTCAAGTCAGTGGTGTAAGGATTAACCCATTGCACGGGGAATTGTCCTTGTTCCTGTGCGCTGAGTTCTGGCCACAGACATTCTGTAGTAATTTTTTCAGGGCTGATGTTTAAAACTCTTTTGATTTCTTGGAAAGCCGGGCCATGAAATAATGTAGCCCCACCATTTTGGTAAAAATCTTTTCCTGTAGCGGTGATGATATTATCTTCTTTGAGATTGAGAGATTCATAAGTGGGTACATCTGGGATTTCTCGCTGGAGATTGAGTTGGGCGCTAAAATGAAAATGGATTCTGCCTTGTGGGTTTTTACTTGAAATTTTGGCTTTAAGTTCGATTCTTTCAAGATTAACTTTAGAAATTTCTTCTATTTCTAAAATATGTTCCTTTGCTAATGTTTCATTGAAAGTAATCCCCTTTAAAACTCTAAAATCTTGGTAATTAAACAACCGATAACCAGGATATAATTGTTCAGAAGCATTAATAATCCAGGTCATTGCACAAGTTGCTGGTAAAACTGGAGAACCAGCAATCGTATGATCGTGCAAAAATGGATTAGCCTCCAATGTCATTTGGCGACGAATCCGATAAGTTCGTAGTTCTGAATCTAACTCCGCCGCCAGGGGAACTAGTGGACTACCAATCACAACTTGTGCGGTTGCATGGTTGGAATTATTCATTTCCTTAACGAGCATTTGCGCCCCGACTGCAATGGGAATTATTTCAATTTTTCGCTCTTGAAAAATCTTCTTTAATTCTGCTGTCACCATGCCACTGTCCCAAGCGCCCCAGTTGATAGCGACTACATGACATGAGGGATAACTTTGCTTAAATATATGGGCTGATTTGTTCAGAATTTCATTTGCGATCGCATAATCAGATTGTCCAGGATTTCCGTAAAAGCCTGTTACTGAAGAAAACAAAACTAAATGCTGAAGTTGATTAGGGTTGACGCAAGTTAGCAGGTTTTCTAAACCTTGAACTTTGGCGGTATAAACTTTTTCAAAATCCTCTTCTGTTTTCTTTTCAATTAACTTATCAGCTAAGTTTCCCGCACCGTGGATGATTCCGGTAATTGGGCCGAGATGTTGCACAGCAGTGGCAAGTTTTTCTTGTAAAGCTGGCGTATCTGTGACATCGACGCTGATATATTCGGCTTTAGCTCCGGTTTTTTCAATTGCTGCTAGGGTCTTTTTAATCTCGCGGCTGGAGGTAATTTTGTTATATATTTTTTGCACATTCATGGGTGTAGGCTTCTCTCCTTGAGAAAGAAGATTTTCCATGATGCATTTTTTCAATGCGGAGTCATCAGAATTTTGGGCATAATCTGGCTCGGTTTCTAATAGTTCGGAGCGACCGAGGAGGATGAATTTGCAGGGTTGCTGTTGGGCTAATCTGATAGTACACTCAGCCGTAATCCCTTTTGCACCGCCGCTCACGACAAAGACAGATGATGGACTAAGCTGGGCTGTTTGTGTCATAAATCCTCGTGAATACCTGCATAAATTGGGTTTTTTGGATATACGAACCGCGAAGACGCGAAGAACGCGAAGGAAGAGAATAAGAAGAATGCACCATAGCAGCCCTAAAAGATTTATGAGATTCTCTGTTTATTTCTTTTCTTCGCGCCCTTCGCGCCTTCGCGGTTCGTTAAAAACAGGAATTTTCACAACTTAAATAGGACTGCTATATCAAAGAACTAATTAATCGGCGATAATGGTGACTCGTCCTTGTGAACCGTAGCCAACTTCACTTATATAAAGGTTGGGGTCATGAAGTTCGGCGATGATATTTTGTACTGACTGTTTAGCATCAAGTCTGGGGCTTAAATCGATCGCACGAGTAAATACTTTTGGCCATTCCCATCTGAGAGTTTTGGTTAATCCAAATAAACCAGCGCCGATCGCACCGAAGTTGACTTTGTACTCTAAACCGAAGGCTCCATCAAGGTGAGCAACTGTGCAGAAACAACTACGTCCATGTTTTG
This Nostoc sp. C052 DNA region includes the following protein-coding sequences:
- a CDS encoding SDR family NAD(P)-dependent oxidoreductase gives rise to the protein MTQTAQLSPSSVFVVSGGAKGITAECTIRLAQQQPCKFILLGRSELLETEPDYAQNSDDSALKKCIMENLLSQGEKPTPMNVQKIYNKITSSREIKKTLAAIEKTGAKAEYISVDVTDTPALQEKLATAVQHLGPITGIIHGAGNLADKLIEKKTEEDFEKVYTAKVQGLENLLTCVNPNQLQHLVLFSSVTGFYGNPGQSDYAIANEILNKSAHIFKQSYPSCHVVAINWGAWDSGMVTAELKKIFQERKIEIIPIAVGAQMLVKEMNNSNHATAQVVIGSPLVPLAAELDSELRTYRIRRQMTLEANPFLHDHTIAGSPVLPATCAMTWIINASEQLYPGYRLFNYQDFRVLKGITFNETLAKEHILEIEEISKVNLERIELKAKISSKNPQGRIHFHFSAQLNLQREIPDVPTYESLNLKEDNIITATGKDFYQNGGATLFHGPAFQEIKRVLNISPEKITTECLWPELSAQEQGQFPVQWVNPYTTDLSMHALWVWTQHFHEEGCLPGKVEKFEQFAMIPHNETFYVSCEVLSKTPSSAIANFIIHDRQGKIYSRMLGAHAIIWSMKMLRS